The Phycisphaeraceae bacterium genome segment ACCGAGGCGGCGGGGGATGCTTCACGCATCCCCTGGGCGGACGGACACGCCAACCCCGCGCTGGTCAACTGGCTCAACGCCGCCGCCCCGTCGCTGGTGCGCTGCGGCGCCCGCGTGGCCGTGCCGGGGTGCGGGCTGGGCGAGGATGCGCGCGAACTCATCAAGCGCGGGTACGAAGTGACGGCGTTCGATGTCAGCCCCACGGCGGTCGAGTGGGCCAGACGGCTCGATCCGGATCACGCCGAGTGCTACCACCAGGCGGACCTGTTCAACCTTTCACCCCGCTGGCGGCGGCGCTTCGACCTGGTGGCGGAGATTTACACCGCCCAGTCGCTGCCGATCCATCGACGGACCGACGTGTTCAAGGCCCTGGCGGACCTGCTGACGCCGCATGGCGTGCTGCTGGTGATCGCGCGGGGGTCGAAGGAGCCGGTGAGCGAAACCGATGGCCCGCCCTGGGCCTTCACGCGTGAGGAACTGCTTCGCGCGGTCGCCGCCGCAGGCCTGTCGCCGCAGGGTTCGGTGGATATGTTCCTCGATGACGACGAGACGCCTCCGCCATGGCGCTTGCGCGGCGTGTTCAGTCGGACACGCGCGTAGGAGGCGTCGCCCCCGACGCCGAGCAAGTCGCCTCAGAGGCGGTACGTTGAAATCAACTGCACGATCTTCGGCTGGTCGCGGTTGAGTCGGAGCGACCGCCGCAGGGCTTCGCCGGCTTCGCGGCGGGCCTCGACGTTCTGCTTCTCGCTCAGGAGCCAGGCGTTGAGCGCGTTGACGCCCACGCCGTTCCACGCCGGCCAGTGTGATTCGTCAAGGCGCACCGCGTTGCGATAGGCCTCGATGGATTTCTCGTAGTTCTTCAGCCGGAACCACGCCCAGCCCACGCGCTCCCATGCGCCGGCGCTGGGCTGCACCCGCAGCAGGGTCTCGGCGGCGTTGATCGTCTCCTGATATCGCCCCGCGTTGGCGTAGGCGTTGACGATGTTCATCCGCAGTTCAGGCGTGGGGTCGACGAGTTCCGCGGCGGTGAGGTATTCCTCGATCGCCAGGTCGTACAGCCCCAGCTGGTCGTAGACCGCGCCCAGGTTGATGCGCGATGGACCATCGTCCGGCTTGAGCGTGCGGGCCATCTCGGCGAAGCCGCGGGCGCTGCGCGCCTCGCCCATCTGGAGATAGGTGATGGCGGTGTTGAGGTTCGCCTCGTGGCTGCTGGGACGGACCACCAGAGCCCGCTGGTAGGCGCGGATGGCGTCCACGAACCGTCCCAGCATCTGCAGGGCCAGCCCGTGCTTGTACTGGGCGTCGAAGTTGCGGGGCTCCAGCCGGGCCGCCCGGCCGTAGTTGGGCTCGGCGGCGGCGTAGTCCTGCTGGGCCATGTGGATGTCGCCGATTCCGACGTACGCGGTGGCCACGGTGGGGTTCTTGGCGAGAATCTCGCGGAACATCGCCATCGCCGCGTCGTAGTCGCCCGTGTTCAGCGCGGCGTTGGCGTCGGTGAGCGCGCTCTCCAGGGCGGCGGCGTTGACCTGCGCGGCTTGCGACGCCGTGCCCGCTGAGTTGTCCACGCGGGCCGAGTCGCTCGTCCGGCATCCACCCGCCGCCAGCATGCCCAGCATGGCGACGCCGACCAACACGCGAAGATGACTCATCGACGATCCTCTCTCAAGCTCGGGACGCCCGCGCCTTCGATCGGCGCGGCCTGACCCCGTCTTTATCGGCCGGTGCGGAGGGCTCCATCAGCCGTTTCAACGCTCGCATGTTGAGAACATCCCACGGTACGCCGCCCGGCCCGTCTTCCTTGGGCGTTTCGAGGATCTTTGGTACGGCGCGGAACCGGGGGTGGTTCACAATGGCGCGGAAACACGACTCGCCGCAGCACCCCTGCCCGATGTGGGCGTGACGATCCTTGCGCGAACCCACCGCCCCCACCGAGTCGTTGAGGTGAAAGACGCGCAGGTGATCCAGGCCGCACACGGCGTCGAACTGCTCGATGACCGCCGCCGCGCCGGTGGGCGTGGTCATGTCGTACCCGGCGGCCGTCACGTGGCAGGTGTCAAAGCAGAAGCCCACGCGCTCGGGCTCGGCGATCAGGTCGCGGATGATCCGCAGATGATGGAAGTCATAGCCGAGGTTGGTTCCCGAGCCGACCGTCGTCTCAAGGCAGGTGATGACCGGCAGACCCGGCAGATCGCGGTGCAGTTCATCGAGCGCCGCGGCGATGCGCTTGAGTCCCGCCAACTCGTCGGCGCCGGGCGAGCCGTCGAGACGATTGGGCTCCTTTGGCGCGCGGGCGGCGCCGAGGTGCGCGCCTGGGTGGGCGACCAGATACGGAATATCCAGCAGGGCGCAGTTCCTGAGCTCGCACCGCTGCAGGTCGATGGAACGCCGGCGCAGATCATCGTCCGGCGAGGCCATGTTGATGAGGTAGCCGTTGTGGCTCACGGCGGCGCCGGGTTTCTTTGCGCTCGTCCAGCCCATCGACGCGAGCGCATCGAGCCACGCGGTCCGGTCGGCTTCGGATGGCGTGTGGGCCTTCCACTGCCGCTGGTTCTTGGTGAAGACCTGCACGCAATCGAGTTCGAGTCTGGCGGCTTCGTGCAGCGCGTTGACCATGCCGCCGGCGATGGAGAGGTGGGAGCCGAACATGGGGGATGGTAGGTTCGGGCGTCTGCCATTTGCTCCACGGCGCGGCCCGGGCGAACACACCCCGATCCGCCCCACTACGATCAGCCCATGTTCGGGTGGACTGCCGCGCATATCCCGCTGTTTGCCGCTCTGCCGCTGCTGCTGGCGGGCAGCGCGTTCTTCTCGGGCTCCGAGACGGCGCTGTTCGGACTGACGCATCCGGAGCGGCAGGCCCTGCGCCGACGGGGCGGCGTGGCGGCGCGGGCGGTGGAAGGTCTGCTGGCCGCTCCGCGACGGCTGCTCATCACCGTGCTGCTGGGCAACATGATCGTCAATGTGCTGTTCTTCGTCATCAGCTCGGTGCTCACGATGGCGGCGACGGAGGCGTCAATCGCCGTACGTTCGGGCATGGCGGTCGTGTCGCTGCTGGCGGTGATCCTGTTCGGCGAGGTGCTGCCCAAACTGGCGGCCAGCGCGGGCCGTGAGCGGATCGCCCTGCTGATCGCCCCGCCCCTGTGGACCGTTCACCGGCTGATCGCCCCGGTGCGCGGCTTTCTGGAGGCGGCGGTGGTCGCTCCGCTGGGGCGACTGACCGCCCCCACCGCCGCACCGGCCACGCTCAGCCCCGAAGAGATCGAGGCGATGTTTGAGGTCTCCGAGCGCGAGGGAACCATCGACGGCGAGGAGCGGCGCATTCTCGGCCAGGTGGTGGACCTGGGTCGCCGGCGCGTCAAGCAGGCCATGACGCCGCGTGTGCGCCTCGCCGCGCTTCCGCTGGACGCCTCGCGCGAGGACGTGAGGCGGCTTGCCTCGCGCACGCGGTTGACCAAGATTCCCGTCTACGAGCGCACGCTCGATCAGATCGTGGGCATTCTCAACGTCAAGCGCTACCTGCTGGACGACAAGGCGCCCACGCTGCGATCGTGCTCTTCCATCGTCCCGCCCCGTTTCGTGCCCGAACTGGCCACGCTCGAGCGCATGCTCGATGACTTCCGCGCCACGAAAACGCAGTTCGCGGTGGTGGTGGACGAGTACGGCGGGACGGCGGGAGTGGTGGCCATCGAGGACGTGGTGCGCGAGATCATGGGTGAACTGCACGACCCGCGCGCCATGACCGAGGGGCTGATTCGTCCGATCGAAGCCGGTCGCTGGCGCGTGCGCGGGGAGGTGGACATCCGCGATCTCGCCGCGGTCATCCCCGAGCGGCTGGTGCCCGACGAGGCCGCCTCGGTATCGGGGCTGGTGGTGATGGAGCTGGGCCGCGCGCCCGAACCGGGAGAGGTGGTTCGCGTCGGGGCGCTCACCATTCAGGTCGAGGAGACTGACGCGACAGGCGTCGCCACGGCGGTGGTGAGCGTCGAACCGGAGCCGCCGGCGACCCATCCCGCCGACGGGGAGCGCACCGCATGACGACGGGCGAACTCATTCTGGCGGGTGCGCTGGCGCTCGCGGGCGTGGCGCTCAGCGCCCTCTGCTCCGGCATCGAGACCGGCACCTACACGATCAACCGCGTCCGTCTGGCGGTGCGCACCGGACGTGGCGAACCAGCCGCCCGGCGTCTGACGCGCGAGCTCCAGAACCCGGAGCGAGTGCTCACCACCATTCTCATCGGCAACAACATCGCCAACTACGCCGGCAGTTTCGGACTGGCGACCATCATCGCCTCCATGCATCTGGCCGATTGGCAGGCGGTGGCGCTCAACGCGCTCGTGTTGACGCCGGTGCTCTTCGTATTCGGAGAAACGCTTCCCAAGGATCTCTTCCGCACCCACACCGACCGCTGGACCTACCGGGCGGCGCCCGTGCTGACGGGCATGCGGCGACTGTTCACCGTCACCGGCCTGCTGCCCCTGGTCGAGCGCTTCGGTCGACTGGTGGCCCTCGTGGCGGGGGGCGGAGATCGCATGCCCGTCGCCGCCCGTGAGCGCATGAGCCAGTTCATCCAGGAAGGCGCCGGCGCCGGCGCCCTGTCCGAGGCCCAGGCCACCCTGGCGGACCGCGCCCTGGCGCTGCGCGATCTGACCGTCGCCGGCGAGATGATCCCCTGGTCCGACGTCCGGACCATTCACGTGGACGCGACGCCCGCCGAGCGCGAAGCGATCATTCGTCGCCTGCCCTACACCCGTCTGCCCGTGGTCAACCGTCGCGGCGACGTCGTGGGCATTCTCAACACGCTCGACGCCTGTCTTGATCGCGACAAGGCCACGGAGCGCCTGATGTACTCGCCCTGCACGCTGCCCTCCAACGCCCGCGTCACCCAGGCGCTGCGGACCATCCGCGCCGCCAAGCGGAACATGGCGATCGTGCTCGACCCGCGCACCGGCCGCCCGGTGGGTATTGTGACCCTGAAGGATCTCGTCGAGCCGGTCATCGGGGAACTGGGAGCATGGTGAGAAGGGCTGATGGCTGATTGACGACACCCGCTCCGCCTGAAACGCCCGGGCGATCGAGTCGAACAATCCCTGTCACGTCGGCGCCCGGACGGGCCGGCTCCTGGGTCGACCGGCCCCGGCGCGTGACGCAGGAGAAACGCGATGCTCCATGCCACCCTCCGATCCCGAGTGTCCTTCGCCGTAGGAGCGCTGGCGATCCTGTCGCTGAACCACGCCATGCCCGCGCTGGCGCGGGGCGGGCCCGACTTTCGACACGTGGACGCTCAGGCCGCGTGGGTGATGCACGTGGACGTGCAGGCGGCCATGGCCTCAAAGATGGGCCGGATGATGATGGACGCCATGCCCGCCGCACAGCGGAACGCCATCTTCGGCGCAGCGGAGGAAATGGGGTTCGACCTGACCAGGGATCTGCGACACGTGACGCTCTACGGGGCGACCATGCAGGACGGCCCGGACGTCATCATCACCGTGGCTTCGCCCGCGATAGAGAACGTCCTCGCCGCGGTGCAGCGCGAGGCCCCCGATTACCAGACCACCACCATCGACGGATACGAGTGCCATACCTTCGGACCCGCGTGCGTGAGCATCCGGCCCTACGGCGGCGACCGGATCGTCGTCGCCACGCGCAGCACGCAGCGTCTGGTCGAGGCCCTGCAGGTGATGGATGGAAAACGAGCCAACCTGACCAGTATCGAATCGCCCGCCAGATCGATTGAGACCCGTCCCGGTGCGTTCATGATCACGCACCTGATGCGCATGGACGCCCTGCCGGGCGGCGACACCGGACCCGCCTCGATCGTGGCGCAGAAGTCCGATGGCGCGTCGATTCAGATCGGCGAGCGTGATGACAAGGCCTTCATGTCGATGCGCGTGGTCGCCAAGTCCGATCTCGAGGCCCAGGACATCTCGGGATTCGGCCAGGGTCTGCTGGCGCTGGGACGAATGGCCGCCGAGGATGACGCCCGGCTCAAGCCCCTGCTCCCCATCCTGCGGGCGTTCCGCATCAACGTGGACGCCAAGGTGGTGACCCTGGAAGTTCGCTTCGACCCGGCGGAACTGCCATTGGCCCAGTGGCTCGGGAACGTTCAGTGATGCAACGCCGTATCATCCCCTGACGCACGACGCCCATCGGGGCGGCAAACCGGCTGGGGAGCGACGTGGCCAGACGATCTCGATCACGATCAACGTACCACCAGGATCCGCCTGCCGCGGGAGCGGCGGATCGTCTCGACCACCTGACAAACGAGCTTCTCGCGGTGCGCGCCCAGGCGGGGGACCAGGAGGCGTTTTCGGAACTGGTCCGGCGTTTCGAGGGGCGGCTGTTCAACTTCCTTCGACGCCGCTGCGCGACCGACGAGGACGCCGCCGAATGCACCCAGAACACGCTGGTGCTGGCGTGGCAGGGGATCGGTCGGTACTCGCCCCGGTGGCGGTTCTCCACGTGGGTCTACACCATCGCGGTGCGGCAGTCGATCCAGCTGCTCCGTGATCGGTCAGCAAGACCCAGCGAATCCGGCGAGTCGATCTTCTCCGACCTGATGAGCCCGCAGGACGCTCCCGACCGGAAACACGAGCGCGAGGAGCTCCGAAGAAACGTATGGCAGGTGGCCCGTGAGCGTTTGACGGAGGAGCAGCGCACGATCCTGTGGCTTCGCTTCGTGGAGGATTACGCCGTGCAGGACGTGGCCCGCATCATCGGACGCACGCCCGTCACCACGCGCGTGCTGCTCTTCCGAGCGCGGCAGGCGCTGCGGCGGCACCTCGAGGCGATCGAGGGGGCCTCGATGCGTCCTTCGCACGGTCGGGCCGTCATCGAACCCCTGCCCGCCGGCGCCGCGCTGGCGGCCGAGTGACACGCGATTCAGGCACGTGGCGACGATATGGCACTGAGACAAGTACAACCCGATGCAACCGGCCGCGCCGTGCCAGGCCCCGAAGACCGGCTGGCGAATCGGCTGCGTCACGACGCCGCCGCGGTGCATCGCCCCGCTCCGGCCGACCTGCACGATCGGGTGATGCGCCGCCTCAACGTCCCCGTGAGCATGGAGAACGATTCGGTCTCCACGGTACTGGGTCGCATCGACCGGCGCCGCTGGCCCGCCGCTCTGGCCGCCTGCCTGGTCATCGCCGGCGGGGCGGCCGCGGGAATCGCCTTGATCGCATCATCATCCGGCCGCTCGACGCCAACGGTCGAAGTCGCGGCCGACACGGCCCGTTCGATGGCTCGGCTTCCGTCCGACGAATCGCCGATCGAACCTGCGACGCCGAGCGAGCCAGACCGAAGAACGCACGAATCGGCCCGCGAGGCATCATCAGTCGCGCTGGTTGATCGGCTGTTCTCGATCAATCTCAAGGCCGCCGCGACCCCGGTGGAGCAGCCGCTGGTGAACGAAGCCCGCGCCATTGTCCGCGCCGGCGAGGCGGTGCTGGATGGCGCGCTGGCCTACCTGCCGCCGACGCTTCGATCACGATTCGAGCGGCCCTGAGGCATTCCCGACGCATCCGGACGCCGCACGGTTCACGGCGTCTGGGTTGGCGCTGGCAGCAGCGCCGACAGGTCGAGGCCGCGGAGCGACTCCATCGCCATGTCGTCAGTCCAGTCGAATCGCAACGGCGTGATGGTGATCCGCCCCGCGCGGAACGCCGCCGCGTCGCTGCCGGCAGGCGGCTCACCGGCCGGCGCCGCCACGGCCCGGTAGCGAACCTCGCCGGTCGCTTCGTCCCGCGTTTCCTGGTAGCGGTCGATGCGGAATGAACTGCCGCCCATACGGGCCGCGGTTACGCCCCGGATGGCCGCGGGATCGGACGACGGCACGTTGATCGAGTACACGGTGTGCGGCGTCCAGCCATGCCGTGTCATGGCCTCGATGAAGCGGGCCGTGACGGCGGCGGAGAAAGCGAAATCCTGCCCGCGCGACCCCTGAGACACGGCGATCGACGGCAACCCAAGCATCGCACCTTCCAGCGCGGCGCCCACCGTCCCCGACAGGTGCGCCACCTCGCCGATGTTGGCCCCGGCGTTGATGCCTGAGACCACCAGGTCAAACTTCCGTTCGCGGCCCAGGTGGACGACTCCGAAATTGACGGCGTCCGCGGGTGTGCCCCCCACCGCGCAGGCGAAGACGGCGCCATCCATGGTTCGCTCCTCCACCCGCAACGGCTGAGACAGAAACGTGGTGGCGTGGCTGATGCCCGACTTGTTCTC includes the following:
- a CDS encoding class I SAM-dependent methyltransferase, coding for MTIETRIPSSTSTVAVSDDYAAFFESRYTEAAGDASRIPWADGHANPALVNWLNAAAPSLVRCGARVAVPGCGLGEDARELIKRGYEVTAFDVSPTAVEWARRLDPDHAECYHQADLFNLSPRWRRRFDLVAEIYTAQSLPIHRRTDVFKALADLLTPHGVLLVIARGSKEPVSETDGPPWAFTREELLRAVAAAGLSPQGSVDMFLDDDETPPPWRLRGVFSRTRA
- a CDS encoding tetratricopeptide repeat protein; the protein is MSHLRVLVGVAMLGMLAAGGCRTSDSARVDNSAGTASQAAQVNAAALESALTDANAALNTGDYDAAMAMFREILAKNPTVATAYVGIGDIHMAQQDYAAAEPNYGRAARLEPRNFDAQYKHGLALQMLGRFVDAIRAYQRALVVRPSSHEANLNTAITYLQMGEARSARGFAEMARTLKPDDGPSRINLGAVYDQLGLYDLAIEEYLTAAELVDPTPELRMNIVNAYANAGRYQETINAAETLLRVQPSAGAWERVGWAWFRLKNYEKSIEAYRNAVRLDESHWPAWNGVGVNALNAWLLSEKQNVEARREAGEALRRSLRLNRDQPKIVQLISTYRL
- a CDS encoding deoxyribonuclease IV, translating into MFGSHLSIAGGMVNALHEAARLELDCVQVFTKNQRQWKAHTPSEADRTAWLDALASMGWTSAKKPGAAVSHNGYLINMASPDDDLRRRSIDLQRCELRNCALLDIPYLVAHPGAHLGAARAPKEPNRLDGSPGADELAGLKRIAAALDELHRDLPGLPVITCLETTVGSGTNLGYDFHHLRIIRDLIAEPERVGFCFDTCHVTAAGYDMTTPTGAAAVIEQFDAVCGLDHLRVFHLNDSVGAVGSRKDRHAHIGQGCCGESCFRAIVNHPRFRAVPKILETPKEDGPGGVPWDVLNMRALKRLMEPSAPADKDGVRPRRSKARASRA
- a CDS encoding HlyC/CorC family transporter produces the protein MFGWTAAHIPLFAALPLLLAGSAFFSGSETALFGLTHPERQALRRRGGVAARAVEGLLAAPRRLLITVLLGNMIVNVLFFVISSVLTMAATEASIAVRSGMAVVSLLAVILFGEVLPKLAASAGRERIALLIAPPLWTVHRLIAPVRGFLEAAVVAPLGRLTAPTAAPATLSPEEIEAMFEVSEREGTIDGEERRILGQVVDLGRRRVKQAMTPRVRLAALPLDASREDVRRLASRTRLTKIPVYERTLDQIVGILNVKRYLLDDKAPTLRSCSSIVPPRFVPELATLERMLDDFRATKTQFAVVVDEYGGTAGVVAIEDVVREIMGELHDPRAMTEGLIRPIEAGRWRVRGEVDIRDLAAVIPERLVPDEAASVSGLVVMELGRAPEPGEVVRVGALTIQVEETDATGVATAVVSVEPEPPATHPADGERTA
- a CDS encoding DUF21 domain-containing protein, whose translation is MTTGELILAGALALAGVALSALCSGIETGTYTINRVRLAVRTGRGEPAARRLTRELQNPERVLTTILIGNNIANYAGSFGLATIIASMHLADWQAVALNALVLTPVLFVFGETLPKDLFRTHTDRWTYRAAPVLTGMRRLFTVTGLLPLVERFGRLVALVAGGGDRMPVAARERMSQFIQEGAGAGALSEAQATLADRALALRDLTVAGEMIPWSDVRTIHVDATPAEREAIIRRLPYTRLPVVNRRGDVVGILNTLDACLDRDKATERLMYSPCTLPSNARVTQALRTIRAAKRNMAIVLDPRTGRPVGIVTLKDLVEPVIGELGAW
- a CDS encoding sigma-70 family RNA polymerase sigma factor produces the protein MARRSRSRSTYHQDPPAAGAADRLDHLTNELLAVRAQAGDQEAFSELVRRFEGRLFNFLRRRCATDEDAAECTQNTLVLAWQGIGRYSPRWRFSTWVYTIAVRQSIQLLRDRSARPSESGESIFSDLMSPQDAPDRKHEREELRRNVWQVARERLTEEQRTILWLRFVEDYAVQDVARIIGRTPVTTRVLLFRARQALRRHLEAIEGASMRPSHGRAVIEPLPAGAALAAE
- the surE gene encoding 5'/3'-nucleotidase SurE — its product is MSHVANLVRWSLLIAGLVVTTGWWRGSPPGVEIGASSEFVAAVSSGTPLSEPLRILVTNDDGIDAPGLLALVKELSRLGDVVVAAPMENKSGISHATTFLSQPLRVEERTMDGAVFACAVGGTPADAVNFGVVHLGRERKFDLVVSGINAGANIGEVAHLSGTVGAALEGAMLGLPSIAVSQGSRGQDFAFSAAVTARFIEAMTRHGWTPHTVYSINVPSSDPAAIRGVTAARMGGSSFRIDRYQETRDEATGEVRYRAVAAPAGEPPAGSDAAAFRAGRITITPLRFDWTDDMAMESLRGLDLSALLPAPTQTP